In a genomic window of Maricaulis maris MCS10:
- a CDS encoding cupin domain-containing protein, with protein MARSPITHIDDAPLENLAHGETFSADLAPLGPLIGLQQLGCSLAIVPPGKTAFPYHNHHAIEEAIIILEGEGTYRFGEDRHTVRAGHVLAAPTGGRDVAHQLLNTGAADLKYICVSTQQPVDVVEYPDSNKVGAVHWSPTDDDAIFRHRAFAAEPVDYWEGED; from the coding sequence TGGAAAACCTGGCCCATGGCGAGACCTTCTCGGCCGACCTGGCACCGCTCGGGCCGTTGATCGGCCTGCAGCAACTCGGCTGTTCGCTGGCCATTGTACCGCCGGGCAAGACGGCTTTTCCCTATCACAATCACCACGCCATCGAGGAGGCGATCATCATCCTTGAAGGCGAGGGCACCTATAGATTTGGCGAGGACCGCCACACCGTGCGCGCCGGCCATGTCCTGGCCGCGCCGACCGGTGGCCGCGACGTAGCGCATCAATTGCTCAATACCGGTGCAGCCGACCTCAAATACATCTGTGTTTCGACCCAACAGCCGGTCGATGTGGTCGAGTATCCGGACTCAAACAAGGTCGGGGCCGTACATTGGTCGCCGACCGATGATGACGCCATTTTCCGGCACCGCGCCTTTGCGGCCGAGCCGGTGGATTACTGGGAAGGTGAGGACTGA